A window of Solanum stenotomum isolate F172 chromosome 3, ASM1918654v1, whole genome shotgun sequence contains these coding sequences:
- the LOC125857524 gene encoding non-symbiotic hemoglobin 2: MGFTDKQEALVKDSWEFMKQDDIPQLSLRFFSLILEIAPAAKNMFSFLKDSDELPQNNPKLKAHAVKVFKMTCESAIQLREKGEVVVGETTLKYLGSIHLQKGVADPHFEVVKEALLRTVEEAMGKKWNDEMTEAWAEAYDQLAAAIKAEMHAEAAA; encoded by the exons ATGGGGTTCACAGATAAACAAGAAGCTTTGGTGAAGGATTCATGGGAATTCATGAAGCAAGACGACATTCCTCAACTTAGTCTTCGTTTCTTCTCATT GATCCTGGAGATAGCACCAGCAGCAAAGAACATGTTCTCATTCTTGAAGGACTCTGATGAACTTCCTCAGAACAATCCCAAGCTTAAAGCTCATGCTGTTAAGGTTTTCAAGATg ACATGTGAATCGGCGATTCAACTTCGGGAAAAGGGAGAAGTGGTGGTAGGTGAAACTACTCTCAAGTACTTGGGATCCATCCATCTTCAGAAAGGAGTTGCTGATCCTCATTTTGAG GTAGTAAAAGAAGCACTGTTGAGAACAGTCGAAGAAGCAATGGGAAAGAAATGGAACGATGAGATGACAGAAGCATGGGCTGAAGCATATGACCAATTAGCTGCTGCCATCAAAGCCGAGATGCACGCTGAAGCTGCTGCCTAG